One Odocoileus virginianus isolate 20LAN1187 ecotype Illinois unplaced genomic scaffold, Ovbor_1.2 Unplaced_Contig_292, whole genome shotgun sequence DNA segment encodes these proteins:
- the LOC139034299 gene encoding LOW QUALITY PROTEIN: zinc finger protein 420-like (The sequence of the model RefSeq protein was modified relative to this genomic sequence to represent the inferred CDS: deleted 2 bases in 1 codon) yields MDHQRIHTGEKPYKCKECNKAFHLRSVLTRHQRIHSGERPYKCKECNKAFIQCSHLTQHQKIHTGERPYKCKECNKAFISILISNRHQRIHTGERPYKCKECNKAFIRCSHLTQHQQIHTGEKAYRCAECGQTFICHSELIVHHRIHTGEKPYKCKECGKAFIKNSALTQHHQIHTADRCYKCTECGKAFIKGSSLTKHQRIHTGERPYKCTECGKAFAYNSALTQHRRIHTGERPHKCKECNKAFPRLSLLTQHQRVHTGERPYKCTECDKAFGRNSTLTKHQRIHTGERPYKCTECGKAFSQSGHLAKSENTHWRETLVMEQVME; encoded by the exons ATGGATCATCagcgaattcatactggagagaagccttataaatgtaaagaatgtaaCAAAGCCTTTCATCTTCGCTCAGTTCTTACTCGACATCAGCGAATTCATTCTGGGGAGAGaccttataaatgtaaagaatgtaaCAAAGCCTTTATTCAGTGCTCACATcttactcaacatcagaaaattcatactggagagagaccttataaatgtaaagaatgtaaCAAAGCCTTTATTTCAATACTCATCTCTAACCGACATCagcgaattcatactggagagagaccttataaatgtaaagaatgtaaCAAAGCCTTTATCCGTTGCTCACATCTTACCCAACATCAGcaaattcatactggagagaaagcTTATCGTTGTGCAGAGTGTGGCCAAACCTTTATTTGTCATTCAGAGTTAATTGTACATCATCGAATCCATACTGGGGAGAAACCAtacaaatgtaaagaatgtggcaaagcctttatTAAGAATTCGGCCCTTACTCAACATCACCAAATTCATACCGCGGATAGATGttataaatgtacagaatgtggcAAGGCCTTTATTAAGGGTTCTAGTCTTACTAAACATCAGCGAATCCATACTGGGGAGAGACCATATAAATGTACtgaatgtggcaaagcctttgCTTACAACTCAGCGCTTACTCAACATCGGCGAATTCATACTGGCGAGAGACCTcataaatgtaaagaatgtaaCAAAGCCTTTCCTCGTCTCTCACTTCTTACTCAACATCAGCGAGTGCATACCGGAGAGAGACCTTATAAATGTACTGAATGTGACAAAGCCTTTGGTCGCAACTCAACGCTTACTAAACATCagcgaattcatactggagagagaccttataaatgtacagaatgtggcAAAGCTTTTAGTCAGAGTGGTCATCTCGCTAAA TCTGAGAacacacactggagagaaaccctagtAATGGAACAAGTGATGGAATAG